Sequence from the Salinicoccus sp. Bachu38 genome:
GGGTTCTTTCTATTGATATACAACATGGCCACCCGGACGGATTTGTTTATGTACCCACCAAAGGAGTGGGGACTATTCCTGCTGCTTGCGATTTTTCCCACGATTGCACATGTCATATTCAATTACCTGCTGAATGAGGTGAGTCCGACAACGATTTCCATGGCCATGCTGCTCGAGCCCGTTGGTGCATCCATACTGGCATTCTTCCTGCTTTCGGAACACTTGGATATATATCAAATTTTCGGGGGAATCATCGTACTGTTCGGTGTCTACTTCTTCCTGTTGAGCCAGCGGAAGCGGAAATACATGGAAAGTTAGGAACGAAATACTCTACATTTTTTATAGATTTTTTGAACATAAAACTTGATTTGTCATAATCTATTTTTTCCTCATAGAATCTGTGGGCCTCTTTACGTGCCAATACGGATGAAAGGGCGAAACTTTCATAATTATTCTTTTCAGCCCATTCATATACGAAATCAAAAAGCTTCTTTCCGTGACCTTTAGATCTGATCTTATGGTCTGTGACCAGATCACATACCCAGACCAATCTACCGTAATAAAGTGTAATCATAGATTTGAATCCGCAGACTGCAACTATTTCCTCATTTTCGAATAGGACATGCAAAAGATAATTATCTACTTCTTTCGCTTCTTTTACAAGATCCACATACTGTAATTCATCCAGGTGTGTCCTCAGTTGTTTCATTACAGTAAAGTCACTGCGAATTTCTCCATCTGTATTCAATTCTTTTATAATCGATATTTTCAAGTTGTTAACTCCTTTTACATCGATTTATTAATATACTCAGGCGTAACTTATTGTCAATTCCAAAAAGGCTTTGAAATTCTCTTTCTTCTCAATATCAAGGCTATGGTTATTGAACTTAAAGGTAGCCAGTGGGCAGTTACGCATCAAATCTGCTACTTCCTCCCTGAAGCCATGAGGACACTGTGCATCATGGCTGCCACAATAGACATAGGTTTTCACAGGAGTTTTCTCCAGTTCTTTGCGGAAATCATAGTCCTTGAGCTCTGATTTGTAGTAATCAATTTTGCACATCAACATTCTTCCGCTTTCTTTCCGAATAAGCAGTTCATAGTAGGCGTTTTTCCTGTACAGTGACATCATTGTCAATTCCGCGGACAGGGTGATGCGTTCTTCCCATGGTGTCTCCGGTTTGTGAAGTTCTGCAAATATTTCTTCATCCTCTTATTTTTTGGGTTATTCTTGCTATAGAATAGATACGGCCTGGAGACTCATATAATGCATATAGCCCACCCGCAGTTATCTTTGAGAGACTATTCGGACTCATCACTGCATATTTCAAAGCAAGGAACCCCCCAATGGAATAATTGGAAAATGTCTATTTATTGAACCATAGTGATTCTCTGATCGATTCTAAGTAGTGAATGGCATCTTCCATGTTGTATGTATATTCATCAGTTTGGTCGTCAGACCGCCCGAGACCGCGCAAGTTGATGAGATGGAAAGTATAGTGTACGGATAAAATCTGAGACATGATGTTGCCCTTCTTATTAAATTCACTGTAGAAGTGCGTAAAGGCCAAAGGCAGTTTTTTACTTACTTTAAAAATTTCAAATTATCCTGGTTCTGTATCCAACATTATTGAAAGAAATATTCAATTCCTCCTTTTTGATATTAATAATATCTAAAAATTTAATCTTTAATTTGATATAATTATTGTATAACAATTAAATACCAATAGTATAATGTAAATGAAACTTTTTTATTCAAAAGAAGTTATTTGAAAAGATTTTTCTAAAGCTTATTTCCAGCATGTTGAGACTCCAATTTGTTCAAGCGAATGAAGGATTCATAATCAAGTATTCATAGCTTTGGTTGTATCCTTTATAAATGTGAACGTTGAAACTATACTCGCAATAAGAGGTGGGTTATTAAAAAACAATCGTTACCTGGAAGCTGATTTTTAGTTTTTCAAAATATAAAGTCATTACAATCTCGGCAACAAAGTGAGGATGACTGGTTCGCTTATCTCGATAGTGAATATATCCATAAATACATTTACTAGATATAATCAGAAAGTACAACAGTGAAGAAAAATGTAATAGTGCCTACATAGTTATCATAAACGCAATAAGGAGTAATAAGAATCTAGATATTTACTTATAAAATAAAACACAGCCTAATGATAATTAAGTGAAGGGGAGGGGGAAATATGAAAACAATACCTTATGAAGTGTCAGAACAAATAATTCAATGCTTCGGAAAATGCTTCCATTTAAAAGATACTGTTGCTGCATTTATGATTTCATCTGATGTACCGTACTCACTTGTCAATAAATATCGACATGAATATAAATTTGTTTGGGCGAGAAGAGTTCTAGAGGAATTGTCTACTACAGAAGAAGGTAGGGTGATACAAAATAGAATTTTAACTAACCTTTATATGCTAAGAGATTTACCAGATAAGACAGTTAAAGATAGAAACACTGGTTTAAAAACATTACGACAACTAAAGAAAATAGCTTTAGAAAATAAACTAATAGAACAACAAGAAAAAGAAACTCATAATAGTAAGGAAAAAATTGAGAGAGAAAGATTACTATTAATAGAACAAAGAAAGGAGCGTTTAGAACAAGTTCGCAAGTCCTTTAACGAAGCATTAATAATGACAGATCGGCAAAAAGCTGGATTTATACTAGAAGATATTCTTAAAGAACTATTCGAAGTATTTGATATAGACTATAGAAAATCCTTTCGTAATCCAACTAACACTCAACAGATAGACGGCCATTTTAAATTTGAAGGCTTCGATTATCTCGTTGAATCAAAATGGACCACTAGCTTTCCCGACTCAGCAGATATTTCTAGCTTTAAAAATAAAATTGACTCTAAGCTATCAAGTACTAGAGGTATATTCATCTCGATAATCGGTTTTAGAGACGGAGTAGTTCAAGAATTCAGTGGAAGAGACTCAAAAATTATTTTTGTTAGTGGCGAAGATCTTATTCATGTTCTTGAGGGAAGATTAGACTTGCATGAAGCTTTAAGGATGAAAATTAAAAAAGCTGCACAAGAAGGGGTAACTTATTTTTCTGTTTCTAATCTTTAAGTTAACTTATAAAAGTGGATATATTGAAATGGGCTGAAGTGTATAGTGATGCCCATACACACCTGTGTTCGATCAAATGGAAAATTTCAGACAACGTCTCTCCTTTTTGAGGCATATTAATGACAAAGGACTTCAACGTGTCATTGCACTGCTTATAAGGGACAGTAGTCTGTTGTTTTAAGACACCACTCAAGTCACGAGGGACCCCAATCTTAATTTTTTCATATTCTGTATGTAAGATGAAAGAATACACACTATTTCTGAAATTTCCGGAATTGAAGCCAATGCAATCACATTTTTCATAGTCTCAGAATGCTGGTATTGCTGTTTTAAGCAATGTATTCTCTGCAGTTTTCAGGTGACTGAGAAAAATTCTTGCAACGTCTTCTTTTTATTTATTCATTTATACAAGATGTTTTACGCTCTCAATTAAAACCCAAAATATATTTTAATTTGTGTGATGGACAACTTAATTAGTAAAAATAGAATACTCTTAAAATACGTTATTTCAAAAGTTAGCTTTAGTAGAATTAAGGACTACCATGCTAAGGAAAAGAGGCTTAGATAGATGTATGAATGCGTTGATCAAGAAACGATTTTCAATTTGATTAATACTCCTGAGGATGAAATGCATGATTTTAAACAAGTGTGGTATAAAAAGAGCCAAAAACCAGAAATGGTGAGAGATATATTTAGCTTCGTAAATACTACTCACCATAGGGTGTGTTATCTAATAATAGGAGTAACAGATCAACAAAAAGTCGTTGGAGTAGAAGAAGATCCTAATCGAATGAATCAACAAAATATGATTGACTTTATCAGTCATTTGCCTATTGCTAATGATGCTATTCCAAAAGTTTATGTACAAAAAATAAAGATAGATGGTCATGAGATTGATATTATAATCATCCCCAATACTAGAAATGTTCCTATATATCTATCTTCAAAATATCCTCAAAAAGGGCAAGGGAAGCCTCTTAATCCTGGGCAAATTTTTTCTCGCATAGGGGATGTAAACACACCGATTACTGAAACAACGAACTTTTACCAAGTGCAATCCTTATGGAGAAAACAATTCCATTTAGATGTTCCTATACAAGAGCAGTATAAATATGTATTAAAAGATACATTTAATTGGTCTTATATAGAGCAAGATGAAAATCATGGGTTTGTATATAATCTAAATCCTGACTTTTTTATAGCAATGGAGGACGACGATATAAATCGTCATCAAGTAGAGGCGTTAAGCATTGACCAAATTAAAGTAAGGATGGGTTGGAATTTTTTAAAACTAAAGTTTAGAAATTTAACGATTTCTTCATTACTAATAGTTTCAATTGATGAATCTAGATATTACATGGTTGTTCCAGATCATCACTTCATTAAAAATAATGATAACAGGAACCATCCCTTAGCATATTATGCAATGATAGAAGAAACATTTATACATTTAGTTGATAAAATGATTAACCATGCTCCTAATTCTTTTACTAACTATGATAGCCATTCGAGCGAAAAAACTAGGAATAATATTGTAATTTACCAAAACGAAGAGGAAAAAGATGAGATACATAGTAAAATTTTAAAATTATATCCAGAGCTTTCAAATTCAATAGAACCCTCGTTGGAAGAAGTGGAGGACTATTCAAGAAAGGTGAAATCTCAAATTGATAAAAAAAGTGGATACAACGAAGATAATATTCGTTATATTCTTCGTCAAAGGAATTTAGCACAATTAATTAATAACTATATATACCGTTAATCATAAGTGTTCTGTATAAAAGCATAATGATGGACTATGAGATGAAGAATATAACCATACACAGTGAACACCAAAAGAGGGTCTGATGCCGAAATGTCCCTTATCTGCCTCTTTGATTATATTGCTTCTTTAAAACTAAAAAGAGTTATGAAATTTTACCACAGAATTTTCCAGGTCTATTTCTTTTTTATTCTTTTTGATGGATTTTATCAACTTTCTCACCGTCTGTCTTGAAGTGCATGACTATCCATTCCGATGGAATTTATACTTTTTTGGCAACGATGAATATGAGTGGCACTCCTTTTTTATGTATTTGTATTTTCTTATAAGCAGTATATCAGCTATAAAAGAAATTTTAGGTTATGAAATGTAAAAAGATGGTACTTGTGATAGGCTGGGGAATGTATGGTTGTATAAAATGCAATCACGCAAATACACCGAGAGGAGTGGTTGTAGATGTTAAAGTCAGCAATGGAAATCAAAGCATTACATAAGGATATTGGTCGTAAGAACATCATCAAAAACTTGAGTTTTGATATTCGTCCTGGCGAAGTGTTCGGATTCATCGGGCCCAATGGCGCGGGTAAGACAACGACAATCCGCATGATGGTCGGACTGATTGGCATTACGAAGGGTGATGTGGTCATCAAGGGCCACAGCATCAAGAAGGATTACAGTAAAGCAATCAGTGAAGTGGGGGCCATCGTTGAGAATCCAGAGATGTATCCTTTCATGACGGGATGGCAGAATCTGAAGCACTTCGCAGGGATGTCGAATGGAATCACTAATGAACGCATCAATGAAGTGGTCCAGCTAGTGGGGCTTGAAAATGCGATCAAGACCAAGGTTGGCAAGTACTCACTCGGGATGAGACAGCGCCTTGGGATTGCGCAGGCATTGCTGCACAAACCATCCGTCCTCATCCTGGATGAACCGACTAATGGACTCGATCCGGCAGGCATACGGGAAATCCGGCGTTACATACGGAGATTGGCTGTGGAGGATAATGTTTCAGTCATCGTATCCAGCCACCTGCTCAGTGAAATCGAGCTGATGTGCGATCGCATAGGTGTCATAAAGAACGGCAAACTTATTGCGATCAAAGATCTGAATGAAGAAGCGGATACTGAGGAATGTACCGTAAATCTAGAGGTAAATCCTCAAGAAGAAGCGATTGAAGTTGTGCGCGCACTTCCCAATATCAAATTGCTGGATACAAATGAGCGGATACAGATTCAAATCAATAGAAACGACATCCCACATCTCGTGACCACGCTGGTACAAAAAGATGTGCAGGTATTCGGCGTCAATGTCGCGCAGTCGACATTAGAAGATCGATTCCTTGAGATGATTGGAGAGAACACCATTGAATAATCTATTTAACCTGATCAAAAATGAACTCGGCAAAATCTACGTGATGAAGTCTACATGGATCATGTATGTATTTCTGGTGGCACTCGTCATCTTCAGCTTCATCATGAATATGGTTACCGACTCGGTGGATACAGAGACGACATATTCCGATGACTGGAAGACTGAACTGCAAGAGGAAAATCAGGCACTTATGGAAGAAATTGAAGCGGAAGGCGAAGACAATCCCTTCATCGAGTCCCGTAATATGGAATTGATACAGGAGAAAAATTATCAGCTGGAAAATGATATCCGGCCTTATGGATACCATGCCGGCGACTTCGTTTTGGACAACCTGTTCACGACATCACTCGTCAGCCTGTTCGTCATCATCATTGCCGGCGGCATCGTCGCGAATGAATTCAGGTGGGGCACAATCAAGCAGCTCCTGATCCGGCCGATTTCAAGGAGTACGATACTGCTCTCAAAATATATCGCCCTTCTGCTGTTCACACTGTTCACTGTGGTATTCCTGCTTGCAACCAGCATACTCGTAGGAGCAGTCATCTATGGCATCCCAGCCATCAATCCGGAAGTTATCGTAAACCGTCCTGAAGGTCTGGCGAGCAATGGATTATTGTCTGAGATTGTCATGCAATATGGATTCAAAGTCCTCAACATCA
This genomic interval carries:
- a CDS encoding ABC transporter permease, which produces MNNLFNLIKNELGKIYVMKSTWIMYVFLVALVIFSFIMNMVTDSVDTETTYSDDWKTELQEENQALMEEIEAEGEDNPFIESRNMELIQEKNYQLENDIRPYGYHAGDFVLDNLFTTSLVSLFVIIIAGGIVANEFRWGTIKQLLIRPISRSTILLSKYIALLLFTLFTVVFLLATSILVGAVIYGIPAINPEVIVNRPEGLASNGLLSEIVMQYGFKVLNIIVLATFGFMISSIFRSSALAIGLSMFLMFVGTTVAQAMAQYAWSKYILFANTDLSVYFTPYGPIREEMTVGFSVGVTAVYMVIFIIAAWAVFTKRDVA
- a CDS encoding GNAT family N-acetyltransferase — translated: MKISIIKELNTDGEIRSDFTVMKQLRTHLDELQYVDLVKEAKEVDNYLLHVLFENEEIVAVCGFKSMITLYYGRLVWVCDLVTDHKIRSKGHGKKLFDFVYEWAEKNNYESFALSSVLARKEAHRFYEEKIDYDKSSFMFKKSIKNVEYFVPNFPCISASAGSTGRSRHRTVR
- a CDS encoding helix-turn-helix domain-containing protein, yielding MYECVDQETIFNLINTPEDEMHDFKQVWYKKSQKPEMVRDIFSFVNTTHHRVCYLIIGVTDQQKVVGVEEDPNRMNQQNMIDFISHLPIANDAIPKVYVQKIKIDGHEIDIIIIPNTRNVPIYLSSKYPQKGQGKPLNPGQIFSRIGDVNTPITETTNFYQVQSLWRKQFHLDVPIQEQYKYVLKDTFNWSYIEQDENHGFVYNLNPDFFIAMEDDDINRHQVEALSIDQIKVRMGWNFLKLKFRNLTISSLLIVSIDESRYYMVVPDHHFIKNNDNRNHPLAYYAMIEETFIHLVDKMINHAPNSFTNYDSHSSEKTRNNIVIYQNEEEKDEIHSKILKLYPELSNSIEPSLEEVEDYSRKVKSQIDKKSGYNEDNIRYILRQRNLAQLINNYIYR
- a CDS encoding ABC transporter ATP-binding protein; this encodes MLKSAMEIKALHKDIGRKNIIKNLSFDIRPGEVFGFIGPNGAGKTTTIRMMVGLIGITKGDVVIKGHSIKKDYSKAISEVGAIVENPEMYPFMTGWQNLKHFAGMSNGITNERINEVVQLVGLENAIKTKVGKYSLGMRQRLGIAQALLHKPSVLILDEPTNGLDPAGIREIRRYIRRLAVEDNVSVIVSSHLLSEIELMCDRIGVIKNGKLIAIKDLNEEADTEECTVNLEVNPQEEAIEVVRALPNIKLLDTNERIQIQINRNDIPHLVTTLVQKDVQVFGVNVAQSTLEDRFLEMIGENTIE
- a CDS encoding alpha/beta fold hydrolase, which translates into the protein MCKIDYYKSELKDYDFRKELEKTPVKTYVYCGSHDAQCPHGFREEVADLMRNCPLATFKFNNHSLDIEKKENFKAFLELTISYA